A part of Ignavibacteriales bacterium genomic DNA contains:
- a CDS encoding LysR family transcriptional regulator, whose translation MNLQQLQYILAVAESKHFEKAASKCFITQSTLSTMILKFEEEIGIKIFDRKTKPVLITKEGEEIIKHLQVITKEIRTLENKVQELKGEITGEFKIGIIPTVAPYLLPLFLSEFVNKFSKVKIVVQEMTTLDIQKSLKNRSLDIGIAAIPLEDPELKEYILYNEQFMLFDCFNDRHDKSHINLTNMDYSHLILLEEGHCLRTQVRKICNLSKKYSENLTNFEFRAGSIDSLIRFTKSYKGITLLPYMATIDLQKEDKDRLKSLAFPVPIRSIGLIVHQHFVKKRLLEELSMIIQSSVLPLISIPTECKLIKPL comes from the coding sequence ATGAATTTACAACAATTACAATATATACTTGCAGTAGCCGAATCAAAGCATTTTGAAAAGGCAGCATCGAAATGCTTTATTACTCAATCAACCTTGAGTACTATGATTTTGAAATTTGAGGAAGAGATAGGGATAAAAATTTTTGATAGAAAAACTAAACCTGTATTAATTACAAAAGAAGGGGAAGAAATAATTAAGCATCTCCAGGTTATTACTAAAGAAATCAGGACTTTGGAAAATAAGGTGCAAGAGTTGAAAGGAGAAATAACAGGCGAATTTAAAATTGGAATAATACCAACTGTAGCTCCGTATTTGTTACCATTATTTTTATCAGAGTTTGTAAATAAATTTTCTAAAGTAAAGATTGTTGTACAGGAAATGACAACTCTTGATATTCAGAAGTCTCTGAAAAACAGAAGTTTGGATATCGGAATTGCGGCAATACCTTTGGAAGACCCGGAGTTAAAAGAATATATTTTATACAATGAACAATTTATGTTATTTGATTGCTTTAATGATCGGCACGATAAATCACATATAAATTTAACAAATATGGATTATAGCCATCTCATACTTTTGGAAGAGGGTCACTGTTTGCGAACACAGGTAAGAAAAATTTGTAATTTATCAAAAAAATATTCTGAAAATTTAACCAACTTTGAATTTAGAGCGGGTTCCATTGATAGCTTGATACGATTTACCAAGTCATATAAAGGAATTACGCTTTTGCCTTATATGGCTACTATTGATTTGCAGAAAGAAGACAAAGATCGGCTGAAGTCATTGGCGTTTCCTGTCCCAATTCGTTCTATTGGGTTGATAGTGCATCAACACTTTGTGAAAAAACGGTTATTGGAAGAATTAAGTATGATTATTCAAAGCTCGGTGCTTCCTTTGATTTCAATCCCGACTGAATGCAAATTAATTAAACCATTATAA
- a CDS encoding T9SS type A sorting domain-containing protein gives MPAEQVLLLLHSLTTIWNLVELIVDLDTDLAEFKFNDVSIHTWAWTAGATGSGGQLQLAGNDFFGATAQDQMYVDDYTFVDLNAVPVELTSFNANAFEDNVELSWITATEINNQMFEIERKSADGQFRTIGYMNGHGTTTEQQTYSYVDQKLVSGKYIYRLKQIDFDGRFEYSNEVEVEVLGPVEYSLDQNYPNPFNPSTSIKYSVAQDGFVTLDVFNLLGEKVASLINSNVKAGRYELTFDASQLASGIYVYKIVAGNFTSSKKMILLK, from the coding sequence ATGCCGGCGGAACAGGTGTTGCTGCTTTTACATTCCCTTACAACTATATGGAATCTTGTTGAATTAATTGTTGATCTTGATACTGATTTAGCCGAATTCAAATTTAACGACGTTTCAATTCATACCTGGGCATGGACAGCCGGTGCTACTGGTTCAGGTGGTCAATTGCAATTAGCCGGAAACGATTTCTTTGGTGCAACGGCACAGGATCAAATGTATGTTGACGATTATACATTCGTTGATCTGAACGCAGTTCCTGTTGAACTAACATCCTTCAATGCTAATGCTTTTGAAGATAATGTTGAACTTAGCTGGATAACTGCTACTGAAATCAACAACCAGATGTTTGAGATTGAAAGAAAATCTGCTGATGGTCAGTTCAGAACTATAGGTTATATGAATGGTCATGGAACTACTACCGAACAGCAGACATATTCTTATGTTGATCAAAAATTAGTTTCTGGTAAATACATTTATAGATTAAAGCAAATTGATTTCGACGGCAGATTTGAATATTCAAATGAAGTTGAAGTTGAAGTTTTAGGACCTGTTGAGTACTCACTCGATCAGAATTATCCTAATCCTTTCAATCCATCAACATCAATAAAATATTCTGTTGCTCAGGACGGATTTGTTACTCTTGATGTATTTAACTTACTCGGTGAAAAAGTTGCATCACTTATTAACAGTAATGTTAAGGCAGGTAGATACGAACTTACTTTTGACGCAAGTCAACTTGCAAGCGGTATCTATGTTTATAAAATTGTTGCCGGCAATTTCACTTCCAGCAAAAAGATGATTTTATTGAAGTAA
- a CDS encoding FAD-binding protein encodes MKKQIELIISPDKINDLMAIKSAAGRELKIETSDVTSIIPLRRSIDARRYQPVFKLLCDVYINEQPQIVERNILYKPVKGNKRIIIVGSGPGGMFAALRLIELGIKPIIFERGKDVQSRRRDLKAIQQDHIVNPDSNYCFGEGGAGTYSDGKLYTRSTKRGDIKKILNILVQHGASQDILVDAHPHIGSNNLPKIVQTVRDTIINCGGEVHFNSRVTDFILKEKRIIGVVANDSEVFSGDAVILATGHSARDIYYLLHKKNIKIEPKPFAMGVRIEHPQPLIDEIMYHSNIRSENLPAASYNTTCDVNGRGVYSFCMCPGGIVVPAATAPSEIVVNGMSLSRRDSPFANSGIVVSVGEKDWKKYENHFPFSGLNLQMEIEQLAFKLGGGTQTAPAQRVTDFINNKISANLPGTSYIPGVISAPLHEALPEFIVQGLSKALLIFDKKMKGYYTEEAQLIAAETRTSSPIRIPRDKETFMHIEIEGLFPCGEGAGYAGGIVSSAIDGKNCADAVMKFIK; translated from the coding sequence ATGAAAAAACAAATTGAACTTATAATTTCTCCTGATAAAATAAATGACTTAATGGCAATTAAGTCGGCGGCTGGCAGGGAGTTAAAAATTGAAACAAGCGATGTTACATCCATCATCCCCCTGCGCAGGTCAATTGATGCAAGAAGATATCAGCCCGTTTTTAAATTATTGTGTGATGTTTATATCAACGAACAGCCGCAGATAGTTGAAAGAAATATCCTTTATAAACCTGTAAAAGGAAATAAGAGAATAATTATTGTCGGTTCCGGTCCCGGAGGAATGTTTGCCGCTCTTCGTCTTATTGAACTTGGAATTAAACCTATAATTTTTGAACGAGGTAAAGATGTCCAATCAAGAAGACGAGACTTAAAAGCTATTCAGCAGGATCATATTGTTAATCCCGATTCTAATTATTGCTTTGGAGAAGGGGGAGCGGGTACTTACAGCGACGGCAAACTTTATACACGATCTACAAAGCGTGGTGATATTAAAAAGATTTTGAATATTCTTGTGCAGCACGGAGCCTCGCAGGATATTTTGGTTGATGCTCATCCACATATCGGTTCTAATAATCTCCCGAAAATAGTTCAGACTGTAAGAGATACAATTATCAATTGCGGCGGTGAGGTTCATTTCAATTCGCGTGTTACTGATTTTATTTTAAAAGAAAAAAGAATTATTGGTGTTGTTGCGAATGATAGCGAAGTGTTTTCGGGTGATGCTGTTATTCTTGCAACGGGGCATTCTGCAAGAGATATTTATTATCTTCTTCACAAAAAAAATATTAAGATTGAACCAAAACCTTTTGCGATGGGAGTTCGAATTGAGCACCCCCAGCCTTTGATAGATGAAATTATGTATCATTCAAACATCAGAAGTGAAAATTTACCTGCAGCAAGTTATAACACAACTTGTGACGTAAATGGTAGGGGAGTGTATTCATTTTGTATGTGCCCGGGCGGAATTGTTGTTCCTGCTGCAACTGCTCCGAGTGAAATTGTTGTCAACGGTATGTCGCTTTCACGGCGTGACTCACCGTTTGCGAATTCTGGAATTGTTGTTTCAGTCGGTGAAAAAGACTGGAAGAAATATGAGAATCATTTTCCATTTTCAGGGCTAAATCTGCAAATGGAAATTGAGCAGCTTGCTTTTAAACTTGGGGGTGGTACACAAACTGCACCAGCACAGCGGGTAACAGATTTCATTAATAATAAAATATCTGCAAATCTGCCTGGAACATCTTACATTCCGGGAGTAATTTCTGCACCGCTTCACGAAGCGCTGCCAGAATTTATAGTGCAAGGATTATCAAAAGCGTTGCTGATCTTCGATAAAAAAATGAAAGGTTATTACACTGAAGAAGCACAACTCATTGCTGCCGAAACGAGGACAAGTTCTCCAATCAGAATTCCGAGGGACAAAGAAACATTTATGCACATTGAGATTGAAGGATTATTTCCCTGCGGGGAGGGTGCAGGTTATGCCGGAGGAATTGTTTCTTCTGCAATTGATGGAAAAAATTGTGCAGATGCGGTGATGAAATTTATAAAATAG
- a CDS encoding ABC transporter permease subunit yields the protein MELVFKILKFEFNNVFRSKWIIFFFAFFFMTSYALFSFENNTQKALLSLFNLTAYLVPLISLIFGTMYFYNSKEYIEMILCQPIKRSSLFIGLFLGTTLPLSIGFISGVLIPFIMFSDFKSGIGLLSLLLLIGMLLTFNSIAVAFFISIKLTDKVKGLSLSIFFWLVTAILFDGFLLLIAYLLEDYPVEKFMLGLILINPIDLSRTLFILNFDISALMGYTGALFKSFFGSSLGTIVSFTSLLLWIIIPTLLGLRSFNKKDF from the coding sequence ATGGAATTAGTATTTAAAATTTTGAAGTTTGAATTCAATAATGTTTTCAGAAGTAAATGGATAATATTCTTTTTCGCATTTTTCTTCATGACATCCTATGCGTTATTTTCTTTCGAGAATAACACACAAAAAGCTTTGCTCAGCTTGTTTAACCTCACTGCTTATCTTGTTCCTCTAATCAGTTTAATTTTCGGGACAATGTATTTCTACAATTCAAAAGAATATATTGAAATGATCTTGTGTCAACCGATTAAAAGAAGCTCCTTGTTCATTGGATTATTCCTTGGCACTACTCTCCCCCTTTCTATTGGATTTATTTCAGGCGTCCTGATTCCATTTATTATGTTTTCAGATTTCAAGAGCGGTATTGGTTTGTTATCGCTTCTCCTGCTGATTGGAATGCTGCTCACTTTTAATTCAATTGCAGTTGCTTTTTTCATTTCGATAAAACTTACTGATAAAGTAAAAGGATTAAGTCTCTCAATATTTTTCTGGCTCGTAACAGCAATATTATTTGACGGGTTTCTGCTTTTGATTGCTTACTTATTGGAGGATTATCCTGTAGAAAAATTTATGCTCGGATTAATACTAATTAATCCAATTGATCTCTCGAGAACTTTATTTATTCTTAATTTTGATATCTCTGCTTTGATGGGTTACACAGGTGCACTATTCAAAAGTTTTTTCGGCAGCTCACTTGGAACAATCGTTTCTTTTACGTCATTGTTACTCTGGATAATAATACCCACCTTATTAGGACTTCGAAGTTTCAATAAAAAAGATTTTTAA
- a CDS encoding glucosyl transferase, whose amino-acid sequence MVRLLSYLTFALFLLITSLSCDSSEPPPIVPPPPPPPDYRKITLAVEDVSYTEAWINIKTDSINFPASITLLKNTNEEKFVLLNSDTTVYVDSLQPNVNYTFQAVLTGDTIKSDTVKAKTLEPTSHNFTWESWEFGTHSSSALYDVAIIDENNIWAVGEIYMNDSLGNPDSKRYNSAIWNGNEWDVKRIPYNYQGTEFIHPIQSVFAFSANDIWYLMIMRFHWGRKTNYYARTIQIKLFGAIIMMNKIWGTSSEDLYVVGNAGNIAHYENGLWTEIESGTDLDLTDIYGDSEGNLYAAGVNIAEIKGVVVKGDQSGNWSVMIEGDIIDESELFDKLYGSLTSIWADDNNTIYTGGNLLYQFKGNQWDYVRSLPENFLGGNPGTFYRGFINSIRGNLSNDWIIAGDRNTLKHFNGVDWAQLGLPYDPGSGIKWSRIEIKSDIAVAVGDEGIKAKIMLLKR is encoded by the coding sequence ATGGTTCGCTTGCTCAGTTATTTAACTTTTGCTCTATTTCTTCTCATTACTTCACTCTCCTGCGATAGCAGTGAGCCTCCTCCTATCGTTCCGCCGCCGCCGCCTCCCCCGGACTACCGTAAGATTACTCTTGCTGTTGAAGATGTGAGCTATACTGAAGCCTGGATAAATATTAAAACTGACAGTATAAACTTTCCTGCAAGTATCACTCTACTTAAAAACACTAATGAGGAAAAATTTGTTTTGCTTAACAGCGACACAACCGTTTATGTTGACTCTCTGCAGCCAAATGTGAATTATACTTTTCAGGCTGTGCTGACAGGGGACACCATAAAAAGTGATACAGTAAAAGCAAAAACATTAGAACCAACAAGCCACAATTTTACGTGGGAGAGTTGGGAGTTTGGCACACACAGCAGCAGTGCACTTTATGATGTTGCCATAATAGACGAGAACAACATCTGGGCAGTTGGTGAGATTTATATGAACGACTCTTTGGGTAATCCTGACTCCAAAAGATATAATTCCGCAATTTGGAACGGTAATGAATGGGATGTGAAAAGAATACCCTATAATTATCAGGGAACGGAATTTATTCATCCAATTCAATCTGTCTTTGCATTTAGCGCAAATGATATTTGGTATTTAATGATAATGAGATTTCATTGGGGGAGGAAGACAAATTATTATGCCAGGACAATTCAAATCAAACTCTTTGGCGCCATTATCATGATGAACAAAATCTGGGGAACAAGCAGCGAGGATTTATATGTAGTGGGCAACGCAGGCAACATAGCACATTACGAAAACGGATTGTGGACAGAAATAGAAAGCGGAACAGATTTAGACTTAACAGATATTTATGGAGACAGTGAAGGTAACCTTTATGCTGCAGGAGTAAACATAGCAGAAATAAAGGGAGTGGTAGTTAAAGGAGACCAAAGCGGCAACTGGAGTGTTATGATTGAAGGAGATATAATAGATGAGAGTGAGCTGTTCGATAAGCTTTATGGATCACTCACTTCAATCTGGGCAGATGATAACAACACAATCTATACCGGAGGCAACCTGCTTTATCAATTCAAGGGCAATCAATGGGATTATGTGAGGAGCTTACCAGAGAACTTTCTCGGAGGTAACCCAGGCACATTTTACAGAGGATTCATTAATTCGATACGAGGAAATTTATCAAATGATTGGATAATCGCTGGGGACAGAAACACATTAAAACATTTTAACGGTGTTGACTGGGCTCAGCTTGGATTGCCTTATGACCCAGGCAGTGGTATTAAATGGAGCAGAATTGAAATCAAGAGTGATATAGCGGTAGCGGTAGGTGATGAAGGAATTAAAGCTAAGATAATGTTATTAAAACGATAA
- a CDS encoding T9SS type A sorting domain-containing protein encodes MTNTFSQGKWVYNSSPTTVQLNSLFCVDSLTCWAAGDSGVVLQTTNGGADWQQQDLGVLETIRSIFFLNDSLGWAVSSKLSDPYGSYLHKTTNGGNLWQTEVFPVENAFLQTVYFIDSLNGWVGGSGNPSTFFGTTDGGLTWNIPRFDSSLYSTLPVTSFIFFSPQYGFASGGAHDLVGVIWSTKDSGKTWLAIPMGPEPLRELEFIDSATIVGVGGDFEFGTGIARTTDGGENWTYTEPGFFGVCTGLSFRTDYEGWGTLGPQEQFIFSNDSGKTWITTGTVDTFTVYDVVFTDSLHGFAVGDNGDYDYDSTYDHRGIILKYKADIDSTVEVAENYSPLDFILFQNYPNPFNPSTKISWQSSMGSWQTLKIYDVLGNEIATLVNEYRPAGRYEVDFQSTTSNFQLASGIYFYTLRAGNYSESKKMILLR; translated from the coding sequence ATGACTAATACATTTAGCCAGGGCAAATGGGTTTATAATTCAAGCCCGACTACTGTACAATTGAATTCACTTTTCTGTGTTGATAGCCTTACTTGCTGGGCAGCCGGAGATTCAGGTGTAGTTCTTCAAACGACTAATGGAGGGGCAGATTGGCAACAGCAAGATCTTGGTGTGCTTGAGACAATTCGGTCAATATTTTTTCTGAATGACAGTCTCGGATGGGCAGTCTCTTCAAAACTTTCAGATCCTTACGGGAGCTATCTCCATAAAACAACTAATGGCGGCAATTTGTGGCAGACAGAAGTTTTTCCTGTAGAAAATGCTTTTTTACAAACGGTTTATTTTATTGATTCTTTAAATGGATGGGTTGGTGGGAGTGGAAATCCTTCAACATTTTTTGGAACTACTGACGGCGGGCTAACCTGGAATATTCCGCGATTTGACAGCAGTCTTTATTCCACATTACCTGTTACAAGTTTTATTTTTTTTTCTCCTCAATATGGATTTGCATCAGGAGGTGCACATGATTTAGTCGGAGTAATTTGGAGCACTAAAGATTCCGGTAAAACCTGGCTTGCTATTCCTATGGGACCAGAACCACTGAGGGAGTTAGAATTTATAGATTCGGCGACCATCGTTGGTGTTGGCGGTGATTTTGAATTTGGAACCGGCATTGCAAGAACTACCGATGGTGGAGAAAATTGGACTTACACTGAGCCGGGATTTTTTGGCGTCTGTACCGGTCTTTCATTTAGAACTGATTATGAAGGGTGGGGAACTTTGGGACCACAAGAGCAATTTATTTTCTCGAATGATTCAGGTAAAACATGGATTACAACTGGAACTGTTGATACTTTTACCGTGTACGATGTAGTGTTTACAGACTCACTTCACGGTTTTGCTGTCGGCGATAATGGTGATTACGATTATGATTCCACATACGATCACAGAGGTATCATTTTAAAATATAAAGCTGACATTGATTCAACGGTTGAAGTTGCAGAAAATTATTCACCGCTTGATTTTATTTTGTTTCAGAATTATCCCAATCCTTTTAACCCGAGTACGAAAATCAGTTGGCAGTCCTCAATGGGCAGTTGGCAAACGTTAAAGATTTATGATGTGCTTGGTAATGAAATAGCCACGTTGGTTAATGAATACAGACCTGCAGGAAGATATGAAGTTGATTTTCAATCTACGACAAGTAATTTTCAATTAGCAAGCGGTATTTATTTTTACACACTTAGGGCAGGCAATTATTCGGAGTCTAAGAAAATGATTTTGCTGCGATAG
- a CDS encoding T9SS type A sorting domain-containing protein produces MKHILPTLFIVLFMMLLYGLTLETEAQSQCPQMTDVLDHAWQKSGTSHIPVKVGSGDEFGIVHDSPFFVKVDNYPPIAAFPIYVASNCTQDLVWYMAFDTEHIANEGPIPYIIYNHVDYPKWVNKYHDVWTFDENGEGWHVQIQPPSSTVYIGDGGADFVMNFDGSESDIFSTGEWSDFVTEPEIYSPDVFEVFIEGPEAIELNNTATYTANVFGGVAKAYQFNWRWHEVDSETWYSQVSGPNDYFFIDIPGISDLYFYFYGSAEYGDDYQVGFTMSSSNDIELIVDVVDYNNNSVSKSIIIHPGKEVTFSNDIENTEDYGRLILDENKENFLVSGETIALTLDDQNDRVIRTNELPFIIDFQLTSKTEKHKFWELGSPAATDDVLNHSFAVDLNTPSTLSSNFTSTEPANIKNLLEGIAISGGQVQLRDPWFYYKDQNDNWFQSDIFKFYNSPFYIFNTTINTYGGIFLDQSGPPLWNPPYYSVKVDEEQTIPINGVNHKFYFMNWTGTDVQFEDANSNETGVVFGTANASAQAVLKGTQLSDYIYTYSQNGQRKFIRTPDGYLHTFYASMEGVWYERSTDTGQNWELLHSEYPPINNVVFKNPSMSFYNAPVVHEVLAYAVDYLDPLEPNKNDVVCIRNFVDGVTSQYAAEISTTDPLNSTYVYSNPVVACAQNGNTLVVWQTIKDGVGKKLQYAYGYWNSNGVWQLYDTGNISNSALGSYNPTLCASLTADPITFHLAWNEGNDVYYEKLTSGSFNQLVTSTKQLVSSGSGYLYNFKPSIIEFNDIPKISWIGSRYMEQQNQSTLEYKTILKHLDNNTYNRFGHHINSVSLERNEHSNYVLGWSQFDSRSNKFVTSENNLSQIFNFGITGDYLKIGNGNDLDNMYGMIYDAGSLPYKFTQSNSINDIMNPMNKITSLSINTGREGVVYIDTAQFYFAIGDIVIDNQTIDFVEIPDSVTIESKEILNQYFTSNSFQVTDNSPFYYTVQYGTTDSLTAYNLLGENEYINFKVELIDDVTDEIIGQFDDVVFSKTNLELYDNISYRVNTEGIGNRTVRLKLVTDNNFNPEYSISQMLSDENVLGKQIPTEIIYKGSLKVDLYELSQNYPNPFNPSTTIKYQIPNAGNVTLKVFDILGREVTTLVDEFKNEGRYEVNFNASKLASGVYIYSIKSNDFTASKKLLLLK; encoded by the coding sequence ATGAAACATATTTTACCAACACTATTTATAGTTCTTTTTATGATGCTTTTGTACGGATTGACATTAGAAACTGAAGCTCAATCTCAATGTCCACAAATGACTGATGTATTAGATCATGCCTGGCAAAAAAGTGGCACATCTCACATCCCAGTAAAAGTCGGAAGCGGAGATGAATTTGGAATAGTACACGATTCTCCATTTTTTGTTAAAGTAGATAATTATCCACCCATAGCAGCATTCCCAATTTATGTTGCTAGTAACTGCACCCAAGATTTGGTTTGGTATATGGCGTTTGACACTGAGCACATCGCTAATGAAGGCCCAATTCCATATATCATTTATAATCATGTGGACTACCCAAAATGGGTTAATAAATATCACGATGTTTGGACGTTTGACGAAAACGGTGAAGGCTGGCATGTACAAATACAACCGCCTTCAAGTACAGTATATATTGGCGATGGAGGTGCAGATTTTGTAATGAACTTTGATGGTTCTGAGTCTGATATTTTTTCTACCGGGGAATGGAGCGATTTTGTTACGGAACCGGAAATTTATTCTCCTGATGTTTTTGAAGTTTTCATAGAAGGTCCTGAAGCAATTGAACTAAATAACACTGCAACTTACACAGCAAATGTTTTTGGAGGCGTTGCGAAGGCATACCAATTTAACTGGAGATGGCATGAAGTAGATTCTGAGACTTGGTATAGTCAGGTATCCGGTCCCAATGATTATTTTTTTATAGATATACCCGGTATTTCCGATTTATATTTTTATTTTTATGGTAGTGCAGAATATGGTGATGATTATCAGGTAGGTTTCACCATGTCAAGTTCAAATGATATTGAATTGATAGTTGATGTAGTGGACTACAATAATAATAGTGTTTCTAAAAGCATAATTATCCATCCAGGGAAAGAAGTTACATTTTCCAATGATATCGAAAACACTGAAGATTATGGTAGGTTAATTCTAGATGAAAATAAAGAAAATTTTTTGGTTTCAGGAGAAACCATTGCTTTAACTCTTGATGATCAAAATGATCGTGTCATCAGAACCAATGAACTTCCCTTCATTATTGATTTTCAATTAACAAGTAAAACGGAAAAACATAAGTTCTGGGAGTTAGGTAGCCCCGCAGCTACAGATGATGTACTTAATCACTCTTTCGCGGTAGATTTGAATACTCCCTCAACTCTTAGTTCAAACTTCACTTCAACCGAACCAGCCAATATCAAAAACCTATTAGAAGGCATAGCCATCAGCGGCGGGCAAGTTCAACTTAGGGACCCCTGGTTCTACTACAAAGATCAGAATGATAACTGGTTCCAATCAGACATATTCAAATTTTATAACTCACCATTCTATATTTTCAATACAACCATAAATACTTATGGCGGCATCTTCTTAGATCAAAGCGGTCCACCATTATGGAACCCGCCCTACTACTCCGTAAAAGTAGATGAAGAACAAACCATTCCAATAAACGGAGTTAACCATAAATTTTATTTTATGAACTGGACAGGGACAGACGTGCAATTTGAGGATGCAAACAGTAACGAAACAGGTGTAGTTTTTGGTACTGCCAATGCTTCAGCGCAAGCCGTGCTTAAAGGCACGCAGCTTTCAGATTACATTTACACTTACTCGCAAAACGGGCAGAGAAAATTTATTAGAACTCCGGATGGTTATCTGCACACTTTTTATGCAAGTATGGAGGGGGTTTGGTATGAGCGCAGTACAGATACCGGGCAAAACTGGGAATTGCTTCATTCTGAATATCCCCCGATTAATAATGTGGTATTCAAAAACCCTTCAATGTCATTTTACAATGCTCCTGTTGTTCACGAAGTATTGGCTTACGCAGTTGATTACCTCGACCCGCTTGAGCCAAATAAAAATGATGTTGTTTGTATAAGAAACTTTGTTGATGGCGTCACCTCTCAATACGCAGCCGAGATATCAACCACTGATCCATTAAATTCGACTTATGTTTATTCCAACCCGGTAGTTGCTTGTGCCCAAAATGGAAACACCTTGGTTGTTTGGCAAACTATAAAAGACGGAGTCGGGAAAAAATTACAATATGCATACGGTTATTGGAACTCTAATGGAGTCTGGCAGCTTTACGACACGGGTAATATTTCTAACTCTGCTTTAGGTTCTTATAACCCAACACTATGTGCTTCACTCACTGCTGATCCTATAACGTTTCATTTAGCCTGGAATGAAGGAAACGATGTTTACTATGAAAAGTTAACTTCAGGCTCATTCAACCAACTTGTGACTTCAACTAAACAATTGGTTTCAAGTGGAAGCGGTTATCTGTACAATTTCAAACCTTCAATAATTGAATTCAATGACATTCCGAAGATTAGCTGGATTGGTTCAAGATATATGGAACAACAGAATCAAAGCACCCTTGAATATAAAACTATCCTAAAACATCTTGATAACAATACGTATAACAGATTTGGTCATCATATAAACTCCGTAAGTCTTGAACGGAATGAACATTCAAATTATGTGCTGGGATGGAGCCAATTTGATTCACGCTCGAATAAATTTGTAACCAGCGAAAATAATTTGTCTCAAATATTTAATTTCGGAATTACAGGTGATTATCTAAAAATAGGTAACGGCAATGATCTGGATAATATGTATGGAATGATCTACGATGCCGGATCATTACCATATAAATTTACTCAATCAAATTCGATTAATGATATTATGAACCCGATGAATAAAATTACATCACTTTCAATAAACACAGGCAGGGAAGGGGTTGTCTATATTGATACAGCACAATTCTATTTTGCAATTGGCGATATTGTGATTGATAATCAAACAATAGATTTTGTTGAAATACCGGATTCTGTAACTATTGAAAGCAAAGAAATTCTAAATCAATATTTCACAAGTAATTCTTTTCAAGTAACGGATAATTCCCCCTTTTATTATACAGTTCAATACGGTACAACAGATTCTCTAACCGCATATAACTTGCTGGGTGAAAATGAGTATATCAATTTCAAAGTTGAATTGATTGACGATGTTACCGATGAAATAATCGGGCAGTTTGATGATGTTGTTTTCAGTAAAACAAATCTTGAACTGTATGATAATATTTCATATCGGGTAAATACTGAGGGAATAGGAAACAGAACAGTCAGATTGAAACTTGTAACTGACAACAATTTTAACCCTGAATATTCCATTTCTCAAATGCTATCAGACGAAAATGTTTTAGGAAAACAAATTCCAACCGAAATAATTTACAAAGGTAGTTTAAAGGTTGACTTGTACGAACTTTCCCAAAACTACCCCAACCCTTTCAATCCTTCAACAACAATTAAATATCAAATTCCTAATGCCGGAAACGTAACTCTAAAAGTTTTCGACATCCTCGGAAGAGAAGTAACTACACTTGTTGATGAATTTAAGAATGAAGGCAGGTATGAAGTAAACTTCAACGCAAGCAAACTTGCAAGCGGAGTTTATATCTACTCAATAAAATCAAATGATTTTACTGCTTCAAAAAAACTTTTGCTTTTGAAATAA